The following nucleotide sequence is from Siphonobacter curvatus.
GTACCTTCGGACTGGTAAAATTGGTTTCATAGGAGGAAAGATTTTAGAGCAGAAAACGAATCCGTTTGATTTGAGGCTGCAAAAAAAGTGAAGCGATTGAGCCGGACCGTTAGCGATCAGGTTATGGATTTTTTAAATTCCATAACCCGTTTTTTACATTAAAATCATACGTAAAATGAGTTGATTATCTGTTTCTACAGTGAAGAAAAGTCAATGTCAGGGCTCTCAGGCAGAGGGTCGAAAAAAGTGTTCGTATCTTCGCTTAATCTTGGCGTGAATTCGCCCGTGAAGAATAGTCTGGCCACCCCACTATGTTACCAAATTCTTATGAACTGCCGGAAGCTGGCAAGCCGCCGTATCGCCTGCCGGGCGTAAGCATTGCCACGCTGACGGAAACCTTTCTTTCCCACCATACCCTGGAGCTACTGCCTACGAACCAGCGTGACTATACGCCCGTTCAGCCGCGGGAGATTTCGGTTAATTCAGGAACCTTTACTTCGGCTTCCCGGCTGACGTATTTCCCCCAGGTGAGCGTTGAGCAGACGGATCAGGATTTGATTCTAAGCTGTGCCTGCCAGTTACCCACCACTTCGTTGTGTCCGCACCAGACACACGTGTTGCTGAACCTCATGCAGCGACCGGAACTACGGATTTTCTTCGACCGTCAGATGCGGTACGAGCGTTTTTACCGAACGGCTCAGGAGTACGGTCTGGAGAAAGAAACGAATCTGGATGAGTACTTCGACCTCGACTACCAGGATTATTCCGTACGGGTAAAACCTAAACTAAAGGAGCTGGTATCGATTGAGGAGGCGACCCAGCAGTACGAAAAACTGGGAGCGGAATGGACGCCTCCCCTACCCAAGCCCGATGCACAGAAACGGTTTATCGTGTTTCGACGGCATCGTTTTTACGAACATTTTTTCATTGAATACTACGAAGCAGCCACGACGAAAGAGGGAAAAATCAAGAATCCCCTGCGGACGATCAATCCCATGGATTTTGTCTGGCAAACCGACGATACTGACCTACTGAAATTCTATACGGCTCTGACCCGCTTTCAGAATCCGCACCGAACCAAAAACGCACTGGCTGATTTGGGAGCATTAAAAGCACTGGTCCAGAATCCGCTGGAGCTGGAAGTGTATTACCATCCTTCCCAATCCTCGGAAAAAATCATCGCTCAGGGGCTGACGCCCGTACGCATCCAGCGGTCGGCCCTGCAATTACACCTGACGGTACACCAGCGGGAGTCATTCTATCAGGTATTGGGCCAACTGCTGGTAAACGACCAGCCGTATGAGTTACCCACGGTTACGATTGCGTACGATTATTTTTTTCTACTGGATCAGACCTTACACCTCATCGATTCCCCGGATTTACTGCGGGTACTCAATTTTTTGAAATTGAATCAGTACCGGCTGTTACTCCACGAATCCAAGTTCGAGGAATTCCGTCAGCAGGTGCTAATTCGGCTGGAAAATCACATTCGGGTAACGTATACGTACCTCAAACCCGCTACGCCCGAACAGATTGAGGAAAGTGGTTTCGATCAGCCCCGCCAGTGGATGCTTTACCTTTCGGAAAAGGATTCATTTATTTCCCTGACGCCCGTGCTGAAATACGGTCCCGTGGAAGTACCCGTGCTTTCCAAGCGGCAAATTTATTCGCTCGATCCGCTGGGGGCTCCCTTTACGCTCGAACGCGACGACGCTGAAGAGCTCGACTTTATCAGTTTGCTACTCCAGCAACATCCGGATTTTTACGAGCAATTGCCCAAAGAGGGTGAGCTGCCCCGCGACTATTTTTTCCTGCATAAAAGTCGCTTTCTCGAAGAAGACTGGTTTCTCTCGGCCTTTGAAGCCTGGCAGAGTCGCGGTATTACCATTCTGGGTTTTAATGAGCTCGGCAATAACCGTCTGAATGGCAATAAAGCCAAAATTTCGGTACACGTCAGCAGTGGTCTCAATTGGTTTGAAACCTCAATTCAGGTAGCCTTTGGTGCCCAAAAAGTTTCACTCAAGCACCTGCACAAATCGGTTAAAAACAAAAGCCGGTACGTGACCCTAGGCGATGGAACGGTGGGTATTTTGCCCACCGAATGGCTGGAAAAGTTTGACCGCTATTTTCAGGTAGCAGATCTGATCGAAGACCGCCTGCGTACGCCCGCGATTCAATTACCCAGCATCCGGGAATTGTACGAAGAAGAACTGCTGAGTGAGTCGGTACGGCAACAGTGGGCCCGGTACGCAACCAAAGTGGCTAATTTTGATGCCATTGAAGCAGTACCCGTGCCCGAAGGCTTGCAAACCAATCTGCGTAACTACCAAAAACAGGGCTTAAACTGGCTCAACTTTCTGGATGAATTTGGCTTTGGCGGCTGTCTGGCCGACGATATGGGGCTGGGAAAAACCATCCAGATCATTGCTTTTATTCTGTCCCAACGTGCGAAAGTTCAGCGAAATACGAATCTTATTGTCGTACCCACCTCGCTGCTATTTAACTGGCAGGCCGAAGTAGCCAAATTCGCTCCTTCCATTCGGGTGCTTACGCTGCACGGCTCGGGTCGGGTGAGTGATCCGCAAACGTTCGATGCGTATGAAATCATCCTCACTTCGTACGGAACCCTGATTTCGGATATTCATCAATTAAAAAGCTACGCCTTCAATTACGTATTTCTGGACGAATCGCAGGCCATCAAAAATCCGGAATCACAGCGGTATCAAGCCGTATGCCTGTTGCAATCCCGGAATCGGATCGTGCTGACGGGTACACCGCTGGAAAACAATACTTTTGATCTGTACGGGCAGCTTTCGTTCGCGTGTCCGGGGCTGTTAGGTTCCAAGCAATCCTTCAAGACGTATTATTCCACGCCCATCGACCGGTTTCAGGATCGGCAGCGGGCCCAGGAGCTTCAGAAAAAAGTAAGTCCGTTTATTCTACGACGTACCAAAGCCCAGGTGGCGTCCGAGCTACCTGACAAAACCGAAATGGTACTGTACTGCGAAATGGGCACCGAGCAACGTCGGGTCTACCACGCCTACGAACAGGAGTTTCGCAACTTCCTGACGACCAGAAAAGAAGGGGATATTCCGCGGGAGTCGCTGCACATTTTACAGGGACTCACCAAACTTCGGCAGTTGTGCAACTCCCCCGCCCTGCTTAACGATGAGACTTTTTACAGCGGGGCTTCGGCGAAAATTGAGGTGTTGCTGGAAGAAATTGAAACCCGGGCTCCTCAGCACAAGATTCTGGTATTCTCGCAGTTTGTCGGTATGCTCGATCTCATTAAAAGCGAACTGGAGTTTCGCGGCATTGCTTTCGAATACCTTACCGGCCAAACGAAAAACCGGGCGGCCCGCGTACAGCGTTTTCAGACCGATGCCAGTGTGCGGGTCTTTCTCATCAGCTTGAAGGCTGGTGGTACGGGACTCAATCTGACCGAAGCCGATTACGTTTATCTGGTCGACCCCTGGTGGAATCCGGCCGTGGAAAATCAGGCCATTGACCGGAGCTACCGCCTCGGGCAAACGAAAAAAGTAGTAGCCGTTCGGCTGATTTGTCCGCATACCATCGAAGAAAAAATGCAGCAACTGCAGGAATCCAAACAGGAACTGGCCAGTGACCTGATTCGTACGGATCAGTCGCTGCTGAAGTCACTTACCCGGCAGGATTTGCTCAGCTTACTCAGTTTCAATTAAACGTATTCATATACTCAAGTCCGTTGGGAAGTACGTACGCTTTTCAACGGACTTTCCCGTTCACTATCAAAATTTCGCAGTTCACTGCTAACATTCTTCATTTCAGTTACTTATCTTGCCGAAGCTTCCGTCTGCCGACCTATCTTCGGGAGTCTTTTCAACCTGCCTTCTGCCAAAGGCCCATCTCTCCACTCTCAAACCTTTTCTTCATGAAGCGTACCCTTTCCCTCCTCTCGTCTGCTCTTTTGGTAGGGCTACTCAGCTGTACCGATCACGAAGTACCCAATCCCGGCGAAGTCATTCGCCAAACGGTAATTGAAAATCTGAAAAGTCCCATTGGACTGGCCTTTAACGCTCAGGATCAGATTTTCGTAACGGAAGCGGGTACGGGTAACCAGGATGCCCGGGTTTCCATGATTATGAATGGTCAAGCCATGCCCGTGGTTACGGGGATGCAATCGGTAGCCGCTGAAGGCACCATCGAAGGCATTGGTCACTTGTACTTCCACGGCGATTCCCTCTACATTCTCCACGGCATTGAAGGAATGATTTACAGCGTGAAGACTTCTTCGCTGAATCCGAACCAGCCGCTGGCGGCCAGCTCCATTACCCGCCAGTTTGTACGGCCTATTGTGGATAGTCTGAAACTGGTGACGCCGTTGAATTCCAATGTGTATAACCTGACGGCCGGCCCCAACGGAGATCTATACATCACCGACGCGGGTACAAACATTGTGCTGAAACGTGAGAAAGGTACGGGTAAGATCAGTCTGTTTGCGAAGATTCCAAAAGTTACGCCCACGGCCGAAGCCGTACCAACGGGCATCGTATTCGATGGACAGAAATTCCTGGTAACTGCGTTGAGTGGTGGTCCTTTTATTGACGGTACATCGAAGATTTTCCAGATCGATCTGGCGGGTAACGTAAGCGACTACAAAACCGGCTTTACTACCCTGACCGATATTACGCTCTCGGGAGCCAATAAACCCGTAGTTGTTCAACTGGCCCGATTTGCGTTTGCTCCTACCCCCGGTTTTGTACCCAATTCCGGGAACCTGCTGAGTGAAGAGGGCAAGGCTGTGGTTACGGGCTTTTCGATGCCAACCGACATTGAAAATAAAGGTACCAACAAATACTACGTGCTGAATCACGGCTCGGGTAAGCTGGAAATGGTTAGCTGGTAAGTAAAGCCTTTTAAAAATACAAAGCGACAAGCCGAAAGTGAACACTTTCGGCTTGTCGCTTTGTATAGCTTAGGTTGACACCCAACCTTAAGAAAGGGATCGAGCCTACGGCTCTTTGCGGTTAGCAGTCCTAAGCGCTCTGGATTCGTTTACAATCCGTCGTTGACGTGCCCTGCTGATTAGACGAGGGGCGTTTTCAGCGAAGAGGCCCGGGCCAAACAGGTTTTTAGCTCATTGACTTGCAGGGGTTTAGAAAGGTAATCATTCATGCCCGCCTGTAAACAGGTATCACGGTCGCCCTGTAAAGCGTTAGCCGTCATGGCAATGATGATGGGCTGTAACCAGGGTCTCGACCGGATCATTCGGGTAGCTTCCAAGCCGTCCATTTCCGGCATTTGTACATCCATCAGAATCACATCGAAACTTGACTTCTCCAGCCAGGCTAGTACTTCCCGACCATTTCCTGCTAAAGTAATTTCGTAACCAAGCTTTCGCAGGGTTTGCAGAATTACTTTTTGATTAAAGAGATTGTCTTCAGCCACAAGTATTTGCAAAGGATATTCGGCGGCAAACATCTGGTCGAGCAGCTGTGGTGTAGTCTCCACCGGGGCCGGAGCCGGGGTTAATCGCTTGAGTTGCTGTTGAATGGCCTGATACAACTGATTTTGCTTGACGGGCTTGGTCAGGATCGTTTCAAACAATTCAGCGTACGAATGACGGGTTTCGTCTCCCACCGAACTTAGCAAAATGATGGGCAGGGTCGGGTGTACCTGCTTAATCAACCGAGCCAGCTCTACCCCGTTTCCAGTAGGCATGTGCATATCCGTAATCACGAGTTCAAACGGGCCTTCCCGTCGCAGAGCTTTCAAGCCTTCTTCCGCGGAGTTAGCCAGTACGGGAATCAGCCTCCATTGTTCCAGTTGCGATCTCAGAATGAGCAGATTCGTCTGATTATCATCTACAATCAGTATCTTTTTGTCTTCGTAATCGTTCGTATTGAGCACGACGTATTGTCGACGGGAGGTAGTGCTGACTTCGGTACGGATGGTAAACGTAAACGTCGTGCCCTGGCCTTCGGTACTGCTTACGCTGATTTCTCCACCCATGAGCTCTACCAACCGTTTACTGATGGCGAGTCCTAAACCCGTCCCCCCGTATTTACGGGTGGTTGAAGAATCGACCTGCGAAAAGGACTTAAATAGCCGGGACATTTTATCGGCCGGAATACCAATGCCCGTATCTACTACTTTGAACTGCAGCAATAACGTATCCGGCTCGGGGGTAGGTAGCCGCATGACCCGGACAAAAATTTCTCCGGCTGGCGTGAATTTAATGGCATTACTTACCAGATTAGTCAATACTTGCCGCAGCCGCAAACTGTCACTTTTGATGAAGGGCGGTACGTCGTAATCCATCTGATAAATTAAATCCAAGCCTATCGAGGACGCTTTGTTGGCAAAGATGTCCAGCGTTTCCTCGATACACTGCCGTAAGTCTACTTCTTCGTGTTCAATTTCGAGACTGCCGGATTCTATTTTCGAAAAGTCCAGAATATCGTTGATAACTCCTAACAGGTTATGGCCGCACTGCCGAATGGTTTCAGCGTAATCCTTTTGTTCAGTTGTTAAGGAAGTTTCCTGCAATAACGTCGTCATGCCCAGGACACCATTCAGCGGCGTACGGATTTCGTGACTCATGGTCGCCAAAAAAATACTTTTCGCCTGATTAGCTTTTTCTGCCTGCTGACGAGCTTCCGCTTCCTGTTCTTTCTGCTCGCGTAGTTCTTCATTGACTACCTGCAGATCGGCGGCCAGACTTTGGAGTTCTTCCTTCTGAACCATGACTTCCACATGGGCCTGCCGCAGGGCTTGGGTTTGCTCAAGGACCTGCTCCTCCAGCCTCTTACGCTGGATCTGCATGCGT
It contains:
- a CDS encoding ScyD/ScyE family protein produces the protein MKRTLSLLSSALLVGLLSCTDHEVPNPGEVIRQTVIENLKSPIGLAFNAQDQIFVTEAGTGNQDARVSMIMNGQAMPVVTGMQSVAAEGTIEGIGHLYFHGDSLYILHGIEGMIYSVKTSSLNPNQPLAASSITRQFVRPIVDSLKLVTPLNSNVYNLTAGPNGDLYITDAGTNIVLKREKGTGKISLFAKIPKVTPTAEAVPTGIVFDGQKFLVTALSGGPFIDGTSKIFQIDLAGNVSDYKTGFTTLTDITLSGANKPVVVQLARFAFAPTPGFVPNSGNLLSEEGKAVVTGFSMPTDIENKGTNKYYVLNHGSGKLEMVSW
- a CDS encoding DEAD/DEAH box helicase; its protein translation is MLPNSYELPEAGKPPYRLPGVSIATLTETFLSHHTLELLPTNQRDYTPVQPREISVNSGTFTSASRLTYFPQVSVEQTDQDLILSCACQLPTTSLCPHQTHVLLNLMQRPELRIFFDRQMRYERFYRTAQEYGLEKETNLDEYFDLDYQDYSVRVKPKLKELVSIEEATQQYEKLGAEWTPPLPKPDAQKRFIVFRRHRFYEHFFIEYYEAATTKEGKIKNPLRTINPMDFVWQTDDTDLLKFYTALTRFQNPHRTKNALADLGALKALVQNPLELEVYYHPSQSSEKIIAQGLTPVRIQRSALQLHLTVHQRESFYQVLGQLLVNDQPYELPTVTIAYDYFFLLDQTLHLIDSPDLLRVLNFLKLNQYRLLLHESKFEEFRQQVLIRLENHIRVTYTYLKPATPEQIEESGFDQPRQWMLYLSEKDSFISLTPVLKYGPVEVPVLSKRQIYSLDPLGAPFTLERDDAEELDFISLLLQQHPDFYEQLPKEGELPRDYFFLHKSRFLEEDWFLSAFEAWQSRGITILGFNELGNNRLNGNKAKISVHVSSGLNWFETSIQVAFGAQKVSLKHLHKSVKNKSRYVTLGDGTVGILPTEWLEKFDRYFQVADLIEDRLRTPAIQLPSIRELYEEELLSESVRQQWARYATKVANFDAIEAVPVPEGLQTNLRNYQKQGLNWLNFLDEFGFGGCLADDMGLGKTIQIIAFILSQRAKVQRNTNLIVVPTSLLFNWQAEVAKFAPSIRVLTLHGSGRVSDPQTFDAYEIILTSYGTLISDIHQLKSYAFNYVFLDESQAIKNPESQRYQAVCLLQSRNRIVLTGTPLENNTFDLYGQLSFACPGLLGSKQSFKTYYSTPIDRFQDRQRAQELQKKVSPFILRRTKAQVASELPDKTEMVLYCEMGTEQRRVYHAYEQEFRNFLTTRKEGDIPRESLHILQGLTKLRQLCNSPALLNDETFYSGASAKIEVLLEEIETRAPQHKILVFSQFVGMLDLIKSELEFRGIAFEYLTGQTKNRAARVQRFQTDASVRVFLISLKAGGTGLNLTEADYVYLVDPWWNPAVENQAIDRSYRLGQTKKVVAVRLICPHTIEEKMQQLQESKQELASDLIRTDQSLLKSLTRQDLLSLLSFN